The Pseudomonadota bacterium genome includes a region encoding these proteins:
- a CDS encoding tetratricopeptide repeat protein, which yields MMAPDDRLAELFAELSHRDAASRTRAIDDIRAREPGLAAELESLLSAHDTADGFLEPLDQDRVAGLMRISERLDTPEAAGPFRLVSEIGRGGLGVVYLAEREGADFEQRVAVKLLKRGMDSDLIIRRFQAERRILASLDHPNISRLIDGGVLADGRPWFAMEYIEGTPLTEWCDARSRPVEARVELFEQVCRAVQFAHSRLVVHRDLKPANILVTRDGTVKLLDFGIAKLLDEDGGTTDLTTAGMRAMTRDYAAPEQIRGEPVSVVTDVHALGVVLYELLAGTHPYRRPDQGREALTRAICDTEPTLPSAAARPGSSTRSLRGDLDAIIMTAMAKRPADRYGSAEAMAEDLRRHLDDLPIRARHKTAGYRAARYLRRHRWGVSATTAVVVALGVGLLIAAWQAHEAREQAARATAQAQRAEQVSNFLTELFEVNDPDINRGERITARELLERGAERIDTELDGQPALQAEMAGLIGDIHLRLGEYDRAESLIDRTLTLVDPDEDRLVAAQWLRLRGLVDQRQGEYEKALQWYDEAESRLRPDDDPMLSIGLHSDRASTHMEQGNLAAAEESFRLVIERMEAELGPDAVELATVLNNYGYLLWKQLDRPGEAGPAFERALRLSLEHNGEIHSLTASIAYQLGWYLSEQSEFDRAEAMLSRNLEVKALLWGDDSENYAHTLVAYGNFESDRGRPEAAIESYQQAHEIYLARRGPDHVYPSYPLHNISLRYYETGDFQKALDYADQCLQIRRRALDEGNILISSALHARGRALAGLERYPEARLAFTQALDIRQAQLSDSHRQTQETRLELLLADIALDGPDQHTATARGLLASLPPDSTVLNEASDRLRAAGIRLD from the coding sequence ATGATGGCCCCGGACGACCGGCTCGCTGAGCTGTTCGCCGAGCTGAGCCACCGGGATGCGGCCAGCCGCACCCGTGCAATCGACGATATTCGCGCGCGCGAACCCGGCCTGGCCGCCGAACTCGAGTCGCTTCTGTCCGCGCACGATACGGCCGACGGCTTTCTCGAGCCGCTGGATCAGGATCGGGTGGCCGGCCTGATGCGAATCAGCGAACGGCTGGACACGCCCGAGGCAGCCGGTCCATTCCGCTTGGTTTCGGAGATCGGCAGGGGCGGGCTGGGCGTGGTGTACCTGGCCGAGCGCGAGGGTGCGGATTTCGAGCAACGCGTCGCCGTCAAGCTCCTCAAGCGCGGCATGGACAGCGACCTGATCATCCGCCGCTTCCAGGCCGAGCGGAGAATACTCGCCTCGCTGGATCATCCCAACATCAGTCGACTGATCGACGGTGGCGTGCTCGCCGACGGCCGCCCGTGGTTTGCCATGGAGTACATCGAGGGCACACCGCTGACCGAATGGTGCGATGCGCGATCCCGGCCCGTCGAAGCCCGCGTCGAGTTGTTCGAGCAGGTCTGCCGCGCCGTGCAGTTCGCCCATTCGAGACTGGTCGTTCACCGCGATCTGAAGCCGGCTAACATCCTGGTCACCAGAGATGGCACGGTCAAGTTGCTGGATTTCGGCATCGCCAAGCTGCTGGACGAGGATGGCGGTACAACCGACCTGACCACCGCCGGAATGCGCGCCATGACGCGGGACTACGCCGCACCTGAGCAGATTCGGGGCGAGCCCGTGAGCGTGGTCACGGACGTACACGCACTCGGTGTCGTGCTCTACGAACTGTTGGCCGGAACCCACCCTTACCGTCGGCCCGATCAGGGGCGTGAGGCGTTGACCCGTGCCATCTGCGATACCGAGCCAACGCTTCCTTCCGCGGCCGCGCGCCCTGGCTCGTCCACGCGGTCACTGCGCGGCGATCTCGACGCCATCATCATGACGGCGATGGCCAAGCGGCCGGCCGATCGATACGGATCGGCCGAGGCCATGGCCGAGGACCTGCGGCGTCACCTCGACGACCTGCCGATCCGTGCCCGGCACAAGACCGCAGGCTACCGGGCGGCACGTTACCTCCGGCGTCATCGCTGGGGCGTGTCTGCGACGACGGCCGTGGTCGTAGCCCTGGGCGTCGGCTTGTTGATCGCCGCCTGGCAGGCGCATGAGGCTCGCGAACAGGCAGCCAGGGCGACTGCACAGGCCCAGCGTGCCGAACAGGTCAGCAATTTCCTGACCGAACTGTTCGAGGTCAATGACCCCGATATCAATCGCGGAGAACGGATCACAGCGCGGGAACTGCTCGAACGGGGTGCCGAACGGATCGATACCGAGCTGGACGGGCAACCCGCGCTGCAGGCCGAGATGGCCGGTCTGATCGGTGACATCCACCTGCGGCTGGGAGAATACGACCGCGCCGAGTCGTTGATTGACCGGACCCTGACCCTTGTCGATCCGGATGAAGACCGACTTGTCGCAGCACAGTGGCTGCGTCTGCGTGGCCTGGTCGATCAAAGACAGGGCGAGTACGAGAAAGCGCTGCAATGGTATGACGAGGCCGAGTCAAGGCTGAGGCCGGACGACGATCCAATGCTGTCGATCGGCTTGCATTCCGATCGGGCCTCCACACACATGGAACAAGGCAACCTGGCTGCGGCCGAGGAAAGCTTTCGTTTGGTCATCGAAAGAATGGAGGCGGAACTGGGTCCCGATGCGGTGGAATTGGCCACTGTGCTCAATAACTATGGCTACTTGCTGTGGAAACAACTGGACCGGCCCGGCGAGGCGGGTCCGGCGTTTGAACGGGCCCTGCGCCTGTCCCTGGAGCACAACGGCGAGATCCACTCCCTGACGGCTAGCATTGCCTACCAGCTGGGTTGGTATCTCTCGGAGCAGAGCGAATTTGATCGGGCCGAGGCAATGCTGAGCCGCAACCTGGAGGTCAAGGCGCTGCTATGGGGGGATGACAGCGAGAACTACGCGCATACCCTGGTGGCCTATGGAAACTTCGAATCGGACCGCGGCCGGCCTGAAGCGGCGATCGAATCCTACCAGCAAGCCCATGAGATTTATCTCGCGCGTCGGGGTCCGGACCATGTCTATCCGTCCTATCCGCTGCACAATATCAGCCTGCGATACTACGAAACGGGCGATTTCCAGAAAGCGTTGGACTACGCCGATCAATGCCTGCAGATTCGACGCCGCGCCCTGGATGAGGGCAACATCCTGATATCGAGTGCGCTGCACGCACGGGGCCGCGCGCTGGCCGGGCTGGAGCGCTACCCCGAAGCTCGCCTGGCGTTCACCCAGGCGCTCGATATTCGCCAGGCGCAGCTATCCGACAGCCACCGACAAACGCAGGAAACGAGGCTGGAGCTGTTGCTGGCCGACATTGCCCTGGACGGGCCTGACCAGCACACGGCAACGGCAAGAGGGCTGTTGGCCAGCCTTCCGCCGGACAGCACCGTGCTGAACGAAGCGTCCGACCGGCTCCGGGCGGCCGGCATCAGGCTCGACTAG
- the folD gene encoding bifunctional methylenetetrahydrofolate dehydrogenase/methenyltetrahydrofolate cyclohydrolase FolD, whose translation MGAKIIDGRKVAGKIRCQVGQDIETWMADGHRRPFLQVIQVGSDPASTAYISAKTRACGEVGIASATCRLPDTVSARQLVDTIEGFNQDEDIDGILLQLPLPGHIQSHDVIEHIDFRKDVDGFHPINLGRLSIDRPTFRSCTPAGILELLSHYSIPVKGQHAVVVGASHIVGSPMAVMFSRENSTGKATTTICHKFTRDLIRHTVMADILVVAAGQPGLVRGEMVKEGVVVIDVGINRVTDASRKKGYRLVGDCDYGSVAAKAGWMTPVPGGVGPMTVAMLMKNTLLAARRSIYPDSCAQARHGML comes from the coding sequence ATGGGCGCCAAGATCATCGACGGCAGGAAGGTGGCCGGAAAGATCCGGTGTCAGGTCGGGCAGGACATCGAGACCTGGATGGCCGATGGGCATCGCAGACCGTTTCTCCAGGTCATTCAGGTCGGATCGGACCCGGCGTCAACGGCGTACATCAGCGCCAAGACGCGGGCCTGCGGGGAGGTGGGTATTGCGTCGGCCACCTGCCGCCTGCCCGATACCGTATCGGCCCGCCAACTGGTCGACACGATCGAAGGCTTCAACCAGGACGAAGACATAGACGGGATTTTGCTTCAGCTGCCTTTGCCGGGGCATATTCAGTCGCATGATGTCATCGAGCATATTGACTTTCGAAAGGACGTCGACGGCTTTCATCCGATCAACCTGGGCCGGCTTTCCATCGACCGCCCGACCTTTCGTTCCTGTACCCCGGCTGGCATTCTGGAGCTGCTCAGCCATTACTCCATTCCGGTCAAGGGCCAGCACGCGGTCGTGGTCGGCGCCAGTCATATTGTCGGTTCGCCCATGGCAGTGATGTTTTCGCGGGAAAACAGCACCGGAAAGGCCACCACGACGATTTGTCACAAGTTCACGCGGGATCTGATCCGGCACACCGTGATGGCCGACATCCTGGTAGTGGCGGCCGGCCAACCCGGGCTGGTTCGCGGCGAGATGGTCAAGGAAGGCGTGGTGGTCATTGATGTCGGCATCAATCGCGTGACCGACGCATCCAGGAAAAAGGGTTATCGCCTGGTCGGCGACTGCGACTACGGCAGCGTGGCCGCCAAGGCCGGCTGGATGACGCCGGTTCCCGGCGGCGTTGGTCCAATGACGGTCGCCATGCTGATGAAGAACACGCTGCTGGCAGCCCGCCGCTCGATCTATCCGGACAGCTGTGCGCAGGCCCGGCATGGCATGCTTTGA
- a CDS encoding 5-formyltetrahydrofolate cyclo-ligase, which yields MTTGDESGLPAWDRWRRAQRPRLIAARKALQPDDRRDRDRNIDHWLATGFGPVSGRTVGFCWPFAAEPEPRFAIRRWRAGGSRAALPVVQAARRPLLFREWWPGVAMARGVYNIPYPIDTGPVTPEVMLVPVNGFDAGGYRLGYGGAYFDRTLVAMRARPICIGLGYETARLESIDPQPHDIPFDFIVTEAGIERREGGRLHPVTPSQAEQFLVAHGMVDRTPV from the coding sequence ATGACCACAGGCGATGAATCCGGACTGCCGGCATGGGATCGCTGGCGACGCGCGCAGCGCCCCAGGCTGATTGCCGCGCGCAAGGCACTGCAACCGGACGACCGTCGTGACCGTGACCGGAACATCGATCACTGGCTGGCCACCGGTTTCGGTCCGGTTTCCGGACGTACGGTCGGATTCTGCTGGCCGTTTGCGGCCGAGCCCGAACCGCGCTTTGCTATTCGCCGCTGGCGCGCCGGCGGCAGCCGCGCCGCACTGCCGGTGGTGCAGGCGGCGCGGCGCCCGTTGCTGTTTCGTGAATGGTGGCCCGGTGTAGCCATGGCCCGCGGCGTCTACAACATTCCCTATCCGATAGACACCGGGCCGGTCACGCCCGAAGTCATGCTGGTCCCGGTCAATGGATTTGACGCCGGGGGCTATCGCCTGGGTTACGGCGGTGCATACTTCGATCGAACCCTGGTCGCCATGCGCGCACGTCCGATCTGCATCGGGCTGGGCTATGAAACCGCGCGGCTGGAGAGCATCGATCCGCAACCCCACGACATCCCCTTCGACTTCATCGTCACCGAGGCGGGGATCGAGCGGCGCGAGGGCGGGCGACTGCATCCGGTCACACCGTCGCAAGCAGAACAGTTTCTGGTCGCGCACGGAATGGTCGACCGGACGCCAGTCTGA
- a CDS encoding efflux RND transporter periplasmic adaptor subunit, with product MKSRFLSIAAMAAWAAAHAAPTAAMEWVTVERASLVESVRLDGRIEAVQESTVSAQTAGTIVELPYDVDDLVGAGELIARLDDTEQRARLEQAQANLEESESGLEDARQRYQRIEPLAERGVASQSDLDQARNALNAARARVARARSAIGEAREQLDYTRVTAPYGGIITARHVEIGESVRPGQALLSGFALDPLRVVASVPQRYVDRIDEKGSDPRVLLDDGRELSLGKITRFPFASAPGHGVTVRITIDNGDLGAYPGQLVRVLLPVERREALWIPAASLLRRSELRAVFVRADSGQPRLRQVRIGARQGDDHDQRLEVLSGLAEGEQVALDPETLFARSRSQ from the coding sequence ATGAAAAGCCGCTTTCTTTCAATCGCCGCGATGGCCGCCTGGGCGGCGGCCCACGCCGCTCCGACCGCCGCCATGGAATGGGTCACGGTCGAGCGGGCCAGCCTGGTCGAGTCGGTGCGGCTCGACGGCCGGATCGAAGCCGTCCAGGAAAGCACCGTGTCGGCCCAGACCGCCGGCACCATCGTCGAGCTGCCCTACGACGTCGACGACCTTGTCGGGGCCGGTGAACTCATCGCCCGGCTCGACGACACGGAACAGCGCGCCCGGCTCGAGCAGGCGCAGGCCAACCTGGAGGAATCCGAATCGGGCCTGGAGGACGCGCGCCAGCGCTACCAGCGCATCGAGCCCCTGGCCGAGCGCGGCGTCGCCTCGCAGTCCGACCTGGACCAGGCCCGCAACGCGCTCAATGCCGCCCGCGCACGCGTGGCGCGCGCCCGCAGCGCCATCGGGGAGGCCCGCGAGCAGCTCGATTACACGCGCGTCACCGCGCCCTATGGTGGCATCATCACCGCCCGCCACGTCGAGATCGGCGAGTCGGTGCGGCCCGGCCAGGCGCTGCTCAGCGGCTTCGCGCTCGATCCCCTGCGCGTCGTCGCCTCGGTGCCCCAGCGCTACGTCGACCGGATCGACGAGAAGGGCAGCGACCCGCGCGTCCTGCTCGACGACGGCCGGGAACTGTCGCTGGGCAAAATCACCCGCTTCCCCTTCGCCAGCGCACCCGGCCACGGCGTGACGGTTCGCATCACGATCGACAATGGTGACCTGGGGGCCTACCCCGGCCAGCTGGTGCGCGTCCTGCTACCGGTCGAGCGGCGCGAAGCCCTGTGGATTCCGGCCGCAAGCCTGCTGAGGCGCAGCGAGCTGCGCGCGGTGTTCGTGCGCGCCGACTCCGGCCAGCCCCGGCTGCGCCAGGTTCGCATCGGCGCGCGCCAGGGCGATGATCATGACCAGCGCCTGGAAGTGCTGTCGGGCCTGGCCGAGGGTGAACAAGTCGCCCTCGATCCCGAAACGCTGTTCGCCCGAAGCCGCTCGCAATGA
- a CDS encoding HD domain-containing protein, protein MLGAVTREQRQARERELSPLATRSVDSRGRALDEAPDPYRTEFERDRDRVLHSKAFRRLKHKTQVFINPEGDHFVTRMSHTLQVTQVARALAVALGVNEVLTEAIGLGHDCGHTPFGHTGEAALSDYVADGEWLHSAQGVRIFEVLEPRNLSWEVLDGIRAHTWRVKPPPHTPEGWVCRFADRIAYLNHDLHDALRAGVISVADLPLGITEVFGPLNGRSWINVMIEAVIDESCKRGRVAMQADVLLAMQRFREFMFERVYLRPESQAQNDRARGVIHQLVEHLLAHPDQIPDSYRINDADPLTQVLDYVAGMTDRYALNLHDQLFRPRGLV, encoded by the coding sequence ATGCTGGGCGCGGTCACGCGCGAACAACGCCAGGCGCGCGAACGCGAGCTCTCGCCGCTGGCAACGCGTTCGGTCGACAGTCGCGGCCGTGCGCTCGACGAGGCGCCCGATCCCTACCGCACGGAATTCGAGCGTGACCGCGACCGCGTCCTGCACTCGAAGGCCTTTCGCCGGCTCAAGCACAAGACCCAGGTCTTCATCAATCCGGAAGGCGATCACTTCGTCACCCGCATGAGCCACACGCTGCAGGTCACCCAGGTGGCGCGTGCGCTGGCCGTGGCCCTGGGCGTAAACGAGGTGCTGACCGAGGCCATCGGCCTGGGTCACGATTGTGGCCATACGCCGTTCGGGCATACCGGCGAGGCGGCGCTGTCAGACTACGTCGCCGACGGCGAATGGTTGCATTCGGCTCAGGGCGTGCGCATTTTCGAGGTGCTCGAGCCGCGCAACCTGAGCTGGGAGGTGCTCGACGGCATTCGGGCGCATACCTGGCGGGTCAAGCCACCGCCGCATACGCCCGAGGGCTGGGTTTGCCGCTTCGCCGACCGCATTGCCTATCTCAATCATGACCTGCACGACGCGCTGCGCGCCGGGGTGATCAGCGTCGCGGATCTGCCGCTCGGCATCACCGAAGTGTTCGGCCCGCTGAACGGCCGCAGCTGGATCAACGTCATGATCGAGGCAGTCATCGATGAGTCGTGCAAGCGCGGACGAGTGGCGATGCAGGCCGATGTGCTGCTGGCCATGCAGCGATTCCGCGAGTTCATGTTTGAGCGCGTCTACCTGCGTCCCGAATCCCAGGCGCAAAACGATCGGGCCCGTGGCGTCATTCACCAGCTGGTCGAGCACCTGCTGGCCCATCCGGACCAGATTCCCGACAGCTACCGCATCAACGACGCCGATCCCCTGACGCAGGTGCTCGACTACGTTGCCGGCATGACCGACCGCTACGCGCTGAATTTGCACGACCAGCTGTTTCGCCCGCGCGGCCTGGTCTGA
- a CDS encoding aminomethyl transferase family protein, with amino-acid sequence MIKLKDRNVPVNTRNSGDDGMRMLIDTRIRKSPFWHKSLEAGCWCCTVYNHMYHPRAYASPQEGGLMKEYEHLTKHVSMWNVAVERQICVKGPDAIKLVDYVITRDAYKKLPVGKARYVILCNEQGGIINDPVLLRVDEDEFWFSISDTDVLFWLQGINVGGRFDVEIKEIDVSPLQIQGPKSKDMMVDVVGEKVLEVPYYGLMEAEINGVSVVISRTGFSGEVGYEVYVREATEHAEAIWDHLLEAGKPYSIMVIAPSHIRRLEAGILSYGQDMDIETNPFEVGLDWQVDLDKGDYVGKQALARLKNEPREQLLVGMRVGGERITWYNEDYWPIIDGSGKEVGFVTSAFYAPQKESNIAMGFVPPELAAMGTRLTVRLPEKYGGDADAEVVQKPFLDPEKKIPSTRFTQVAAVF; translated from the coding sequence ATGATCAAGCTCAAAGACCGAAACGTTCCCGTCAATACCCGCAACAGCGGCGACGACGGAATGCGCATGTTGATTGATACGCGCATCCGCAAGTCACCGTTCTGGCACAAGTCGCTGGAAGCCGGCTGCTGGTGCTGCACGGTGTACAACCACATGTACCACCCGCGGGCCTATGCCAGCCCCCAAGAGGGGGGACTGATGAAGGAATACGAACACCTGACCAAGCATGTGTCGATGTGGAACGTGGCCGTCGAGCGCCAGATCTGCGTCAAGGGACCCGACGCGATCAAGCTGGTCGACTACGTGATCACCCGGGACGCCTACAAGAAATTACCGGTTGGCAAGGCACGCTACGTCATTCTGTGCAACGAGCAAGGCGGCATCATCAACGATCCCGTGCTGCTGCGCGTGGATGAGGACGAGTTCTGGTTCTCGATTTCCGACACCGACGTGCTGTTCTGGCTGCAGGGTATCAACGTCGGCGGGCGGTTCGATGTCGAGATCAAGGAGATCGACGTTTCGCCCCTGCAGATACAGGGGCCGAAATCCAAGGACATGATGGTCGACGTGGTTGGCGAAAAGGTGCTGGAAGTGCCCTACTACGGGTTGATGGAGGCCGAAATCAACGGTGTCAGCGTGGTCATTTCGCGCACCGGGTTCTCGGGTGAGGTCGGCTACGAGGTTTACGTGCGCGAGGCAACCGAACATGCCGAAGCCATCTGGGACCACCTGCTCGAGGCCGGCAAGCCCTACAGCATCATGGTCATCGCACCAAGCCACATCCGGCGCCTGGAAGCCGGGATTCTCTCTTATGGCCAGGACATGGATATCGAGACCAATCCCTTCGAGGTGGGTCTGGACTGGCAGGTTGATCTCGACAAGGGCGACTACGTCGGCAAGCAGGCCCTGGCCAGGCTCAAGAACGAGCCGCGCGAGCAGCTGCTGGTTGGCATGCGCGTCGGCGGCGAGAGGATCACCTGGTATAACGAAGATTACTGGCCGATCATTGACGGGTCCGGCAAGGAAGTCGGTTTCGTGACCAGTGCCTTCTATGCGCCGCAGAAAGAAAGCAACATCGCCATGGGTTTTGTGCCGCCCGAGCTGGCTGCCATGGGCACCAGGCTGACCGTTCGACTGCCTGAGAAGTACGGCGGTGACGCCGACGCCGAAGTGGTGCAGAAGCCCTTCCTCGATCCGGAGAAGAAAATTCCGTCGACGCGATTTACCCAGGTGGCCGCGGTGTTCTGA
- a CDS encoding electron transfer flavoprotein subunit alpha/FixB family protein: MNMLVLAEHDNTSIAAAVWPTVTAACELGDKVHILVAGHDCRRAAEAAAGIAGVSKVLLADHEQFDHGLAETLAPLVAELAGDYSHVLAPASTWGKNIIPRAAALRDVQPISDVSGVVDADTFVRPIYAGNAIATVRSHDSIKLITVRGTAFEPAAKGGQADIAAIEFTPPQVEGIAFGSEDLTISDRPELTSARIVISGGRGLGSSDAFDKLERVAERLGAAVGASRAAVDAGYVPNDYQVGQTGKIVAPDLYIAVGISGAIQHLAGMKDSKVIVAINNDAEAPIFQIADYGLVQDWSEALDELDRALA; this comes from the coding sequence ATGAACATGCTGGTTCTTGCCGAACACGACAACACCTCGATTGCCGCCGCTGTATGGCCGACCGTAACCGCCGCGTGCGAGCTCGGCGACAAAGTGCACATACTGGTAGCCGGGCACGACTGTCGCCGCGCGGCCGAGGCGGCGGCCGGCATTGCCGGGGTCTCGAAGGTGCTACTGGCCGACCATGAGCAGTTCGATCACGGCCTGGCCGAAACGCTTGCACCGCTGGTCGCGGAGCTGGCCGGCGACTACAGCCATGTCCTCGCGCCGGCCTCGACCTGGGGCAAGAACATCATTCCGCGCGCCGCCGCCCTGCGCGATGTCCAGCCGATTTCCGATGTTTCCGGTGTTGTCGATGCCGACACCTTCGTGCGCCCGATCTACGCAGGCAACGCCATTGCCACGGTTCGCAGCCACGATTCGATCAAGCTGATCACCGTCCGCGGCACCGCCTTCGAGCCTGCAGCGAAGGGAGGGCAGGCGGATATTGCGGCCATCGAATTCACCCCGCCGCAGGTCGAGGGCATTGCCTTTGGCAGCGAGGATCTCACCATCAGTGACCGGCCCGAACTGACCAGCGCAAGAATCGTGATTTCGGGCGGACGCGGTCTCGGCAGCAGCGACGCCTTCGACAAGCTCGAGCGAGTGGCCGAACGGCTCGGCGCGGCAGTCGGCGCATCACGCGCGGCGGTCGATGCCGGCTACGTCCCCAACGACTACCAAGTCGGTCAGACCGGCAAGATCGTGGCGCCCGACCTGTATATTGCCGTTGGCATTTCCGGCGCCATCCAGCACCTGGCCGGCATGAAGGACTCGAAGGTCATTGTCGCCATCAACAACGACGCCGAGGCCCCGATTTTCCAGATTGCCGACTACGGCCTGGTCCAGGACTGGTCGGAGGCGCTCGACGAGCTGGACAGGGCCTTGGCCTAG
- a CDS encoding gamma-glutamylcyclotransferase codes for MRLEQRLGSCRLLGTLRLEGWRLVFDKRGADGSAKANLRPAPGSDHAAWAAVYAVERDRLELLDHFEGCGRGYETVRFEIDMGRQTLEALAYLTPSQWTTRAMRPYRWYRELVAAGARFHGFPADYVSRLAGQPVSDDPDSQRASARQALLRQINDHRR; via the coding sequence ATGCGGCTGGAGCAGCGCCTGGGATCGTGCCGGCTACTCGGCACGCTGCGCCTGGAGGGCTGGCGACTGGTCTTCGACAAGCGTGGCGCTGATGGCTCGGCCAAGGCCAACCTGCGCCCGGCTCCAGGCAGTGATCACGCCGCCTGGGCGGCAGTCTATGCCGTGGAGCGTGATCGCCTGGAGCTGCTGGATCATTTCGAAGGCTGCGGCCGCGGCTATGAGACGGTTCGTTTCGAAATCGACATGGGGCGTCAGACCCTGGAGGCGCTGGCCTACCTGACGCCGTCGCAGTGGACCACGCGTGCGATGCGGCCCTATCGCTGGTATCGTGAACTGGTTGCTGCGGGTGCGCGCTTCCACGGCTTTCCCGCCGACTACGTCAGCCGGCTCGCCGGGCAGCCGGTCTCTGATGATCCGGACTCGCAGCGTGCCTCGGCCCGGCAGGCGCTGCTCAGGCAGATCAATGACCACAGGCGATGA
- a CDS encoding sigma-70 family RNA polymerase sigma factor produces the protein MTELLDDTVSGRRESFDEIFAAVYEELRRLAHHQLMGGWRKYTLDTTALVHEAYLKLIDSATVTERHRGYFFGAAARAMRQVLVDAARRRQQLKHGAGRDDLTYDDEISGTEAFAAELIMLDDSLEKLADSYPRQARVVECRFFGGLTIEETAVALDLSRRTVIRDWELARAWLFRHVGEGAFPELVNDGPGRPAR, from the coding sequence TTGACGGAGCTTCTCGACGACACCGTCAGCGGTCGCCGGGAGTCCTTCGACGAAATCTTTGCCGCCGTCTACGAAGAACTGCGGCGTCTCGCTCATCACCAGTTGATGGGCGGTTGGCGCAAGTACACCCTCGACACCACGGCCCTGGTCCACGAGGCCTACCTGAAGCTGATCGATTCCGCTACGGTGACAGAACGTCACCGCGGCTACTTTTTCGGCGCGGCCGCACGCGCCATGCGTCAGGTGCTGGTCGACGCCGCCCGGCGGCGTCAGCAACTCAAGCACGGGGCCGGGCGCGACGACCTGACCTACGATGACGAGATTTCTGGCACCGAGGCCTTCGCGGCGGAGCTGATCATGCTCGACGACAGCCTGGAAAAACTCGCCGACAGCTACCCGCGCCAGGCGCGGGTCGTTGAATGCCGGTTTTTCGGCGGTCTGACCATCGAGGAGACCGCCGTCGCGCTCGATCTTTCCCGTCGCACCGTGATCCGGGACTGGGAGCTGGCGCGCGCCTGGCTATTCCGTCACGTCGGAGAAGGTGCCTTTCCGGAGTTGGTCAATGATGGCCCCGGACGACCGGCTCGCTGA